A single region of the Paraburkholderia sp. SOS3 genome encodes:
- a CDS encoding DUF4224 domain-containing protein codes for MSDTFLTPEEVEELSGIRVGRGGKTREQLQIEWLRTSGIPFWTNARGRPIIARSAIEGGARADEQPRPKWQPKVLSLR; via the coding sequence TTGAGCGACACGTTTCTGACGCCCGAAGAGGTGGAAGAGCTCTCAGGAATTCGCGTCGGCCGCGGCGGCAAGACGCGCGAGCAGCTGCAGATAGAATGGCTGCGCACCTCCGGTATTCCGTTCTGGACGAATGCGCGTGGGCGCCCGATCATCGCCCGCTCTGCGATCGAAGGCGGTGCGCGGGCGGACGAACAGCCGCGTCCGAAATGGCAGCCGAAAGTGCTCTCGCTAAGGTGA
- a CDS encoding tyrosine-type recombinase/integrase has product MGRKPTVNLNLPPRMRARPRGKVTYYYYDWGGKPRREESLGTDFVLAVRRWSELEQTQAPAAAAPTFKDAADIYIRDVLPTKAPRTQSDNLKELIFLREFFGDAPLDEIEPVHIKQYLRWRHQKAVAWFEAKKQPVPKDAGHVRANREIALFSHIFNNAREIGLTKAPNPCLGVKKNSEDGRDVYVEDDLYARVYAHADEPTRDAMDLAYLAGQRPQDTLNYDERDIRDGYLFIGQGKTGKKLRMEVVGELKAVIDRIKARKAGYKVVSTALVVTETGQRMTLRTLQYRFRAARAAAGIPAKDFQFRDLRAKAGTDKTDATDIRQAQQQLGHGSITMTEHYVRKRRGDKVGPTR; this is encoded by the coding sequence ATGGGCCGGAAGCCTACTGTCAACCTGAACCTGCCACCGCGCATGCGCGCGCGGCCGCGCGGAAAGGTGACGTACTACTACTACGACTGGGGCGGTAAGCCGCGGCGCGAAGAGTCGCTCGGCACCGACTTTGTGCTGGCCGTGCGCCGTTGGTCCGAACTCGAGCAGACACAGGCGCCGGCGGCGGCCGCGCCGACGTTCAAAGACGCGGCCGACATCTACATACGCGATGTGTTGCCGACAAAGGCGCCGCGCACGCAGAGCGACAATCTGAAGGAGCTCATTTTCCTGCGCGAGTTCTTCGGCGATGCGCCGCTCGACGAGATCGAGCCTGTCCACATCAAGCAATACCTGCGCTGGCGTCACCAGAAGGCTGTTGCCTGGTTCGAGGCGAAGAAGCAGCCTGTTCCGAAGGACGCGGGGCACGTGCGAGCGAACCGGGAGATCGCGCTGTTCAGCCACATCTTCAATAATGCGCGCGAGATCGGTCTCACGAAGGCACCGAACCCCTGTCTGGGTGTGAAGAAGAACAGTGAGGACGGCCGCGACGTCTATGTCGAGGACGATCTGTATGCGCGCGTGTACGCGCATGCCGACGAGCCAACGCGCGACGCGATGGACCTCGCATACCTGGCTGGCCAGCGGCCTCAGGACACGCTCAACTACGACGAGCGGGACATCCGGGACGGCTACCTGTTCATCGGACAGGGTAAGACGGGCAAGAAGCTGAGAATGGAGGTCGTCGGCGAGCTCAAGGCGGTGATCGACAGGATCAAGGCTCGAAAAGCGGGTTACAAGGTCGTCAGCACGGCGCTCGTCGTGACCGAGACAGGGCAGCGCATGACGCTGCGCACGCTGCAGTACCGGTTCCGCGCAGCGCGCGCTGCGGCTGGCATTCCGGCGAAGGACTTCCAGTTCCGCGATCTGCGCGCGAAGGCTGGCACCGACAAAACCGACGCGACCGACATTCGCCAAGCACAGCAGCAGCTGGGCCACGGATCGATCACGATGACCGAGCACTACGTGAGGAAGAGGCGCGGCGATAAGGTCGGCCCCACGCGCTAA
- a CDS encoding IclR family transcriptional regulator: MDKTLLKGLVVLEAVTDLENQPKTIEELATRVGLTRSNAHRTLQTLIHAGYVERDEQAGGYRGTIRLFELGARQLAQLDVRRVALPLMRALAERTEETVHLSVLDGLDVVYVEKIDSAQPIRAYSMVGGRGPAYAVATGKALLAYQHDGYLDGYAKQLTRHTAATITSLPALKAELQKVVRVGYAVNNGEWREGVGGVAATVFNGLEQPIAAVGISGPLERLTARKMKEFAPDVEACALKISRAMGHRGAGKS, encoded by the coding sequence ATGGACAAGACACTGCTCAAAGGTCTCGTCGTTCTCGAGGCGGTCACCGACCTCGAGAACCAGCCGAAGACAATCGAAGAATTGGCGACGCGTGTCGGGCTCACACGCAGCAATGCGCATCGCACGTTGCAGACGCTGATTCACGCCGGCTACGTCGAGCGCGACGAACAGGCCGGCGGCTATCGCGGCACGATCCGACTGTTCGAATTAGGCGCGCGCCAGCTGGCGCAGCTCGACGTGCGCAGGGTTGCGCTACCGTTGATGCGGGCGCTTGCCGAGCGTACCGAAGAAACAGTGCATTTATCGGTGCTCGACGGGCTCGACGTCGTGTACGTCGAGAAAATCGACAGCGCGCAGCCGATTCGCGCCTATTCGATGGTGGGCGGACGCGGTCCCGCCTATGCGGTGGCGACGGGCAAGGCATTGCTTGCGTATCAGCATGACGGCTACCTCGATGGCTACGCGAAGCAGTTGACGAGGCACACGGCCGCAACGATCACATCGCTGCCCGCGCTCAAGGCGGAGTTGCAGAAGGTCGTGCGCGTCGGGTACGCGGTCAATAACGGGGAGTGGCGCGAAGGGGTCGGCGGTGTGGCCGCGACGGTGTTCAACGGGCTTGAGCAGCCGATCGCGGCGGTGGGCATTTCGGGACCGCTCGAGCGGCTCACCGCGCGGAAGATGAAAGAGTTCGCGCCTGATGTGGAGGCGTGCGCGCTTAAGATTTCGCGCGCGATGGGGCATCGGGGGGCGGGGAAAAGTTAG
- a CDS encoding DUF4810 domain-containing protein — MRKITLRDSLLSLALGSVVVLTGCANQNATPPLYQWTGYQPEVYAYFKNVKSPQEQIDGMEKAREQIAAKGNHPPPGFYAHLGMLYASVGDDGKAMKEFAAEKAAFPESSAFMDFLAKNK, encoded by the coding sequence ATGAGAAAAATCACTTTACGGGATTCGCTGCTTTCGCTTGCATTGGGTAGCGTAGTCGTGCTGACGGGCTGTGCAAATCAGAACGCGACGCCGCCGCTCTACCAATGGACCGGGTATCAGCCGGAAGTCTATGCGTACTTCAAGAACGTGAAGTCGCCGCAAGAGCAGATCGACGGGATGGAAAAGGCGCGCGAGCAAATCGCGGCCAAGGGTAATCACCCGCCGCCTGGTTTTTACGCGCACCTGGGCATGCTCTACGCGTCCGTGGGTGATGACGGCAAGGCAATGAAGGAGTTCGCCGCCGAGAAAGCGGCGTTTCCTGAGTCGTCTGCCTTCATGGACTTCCTGGCCAAGAACAAATAA
- a CDS encoding DUF799 domain-containing protein has protein sequence MRRHFFLTLVCGMLAAVLLAGCAVPKRHVDYTAFRKSQPRSVLILPPVNDTNDTAAGYSLLSQMTLPVAEAGYYVVPVAVMEETFRQNGLTTPNDIQAVSMDKLREYFGADAVIYPKVTKYGSVYQVVDSTTIVSASAKMVDLRTGDTLWVGSASASGKELGGNVNVGGGIIVALVQAAVKQVAHNVTDESHDVAALAANRLLKAGPPDGLLYGPRSPKVGTDW, from the coding sequence ATGCGCCGCCACTTTTTTCTTACACTTGTCTGCGGCATGCTCGCCGCAGTGCTGCTTGCAGGCTGTGCGGTGCCTAAGCGGCACGTCGACTACACCGCGTTCAGAAAAAGCCAGCCTCGAAGCGTACTGATCCTGCCGCCCGTCAACGACACGAACGATACCGCGGCCGGCTATAGCCTGCTTTCGCAAATGACGCTGCCTGTTGCCGAAGCCGGCTATTACGTCGTCCCGGTCGCTGTGATGGAAGAGACATTCAGGCAAAACGGCCTGACGACGCCAAACGACATCCAGGCAGTGTCAATGGATAAACTTCGCGAGTATTTCGGCGCGGACGCGGTTATCTACCCGAAAGTGACGAAATACGGTTCGGTTTATCAGGTGGTGGACAGCACCACCATTGTTTCCGCATCGGCGAAGATGGTCGATCTGCGAACGGGCGATACGCTTTGGGTCGGCTCTGCCAGCGCGAGTGGCAAGGAACTCGGCGGCAATGTGAACGTGGGCGGCGGCATTATCGTTGCGCTCGTTCAGGCGGCCGTCAAGCAGGTGGCACACAACGTGACCGATGAAAGCCATGATGTGGCCGCGCTTGCCGCGAATCGTCTTCTAAAAGCAGGTCCGCCCGATGGACTGCTTTACGGGCCGCGTTCGCCGAAAGTTGGAACAGACTGGTAG
- a CDS encoding MFS transporter: MATHPAPDARAGTVFRVVSGNFLEMYDFMVYGFYASSIAKAMFPSDNEFISLLLSLATFGVGFLMRPLGAIVLGSYMDKHGRRAGLILTLTLMSVGVLLIAVTPSYASIGSLAPVLVIAGRLLQGFSAGAESGGVSVYLSEIAPPGRRGFYVSWQSASQQISVLIAAILGVVLRFTLSAEQMDAWGWRIPFLFGCSIIPVLFWIRRSVQESHVFKAQKPQSVGDIFRSLATNWKIILWSTMLVTLTSIMFYLITAYTPTYGRAVLGLKPIDTFWVTIGVAMTTFVMIPAMAAVSDKVGRKPMLVSASLIIALVSYPTMSWLVSAPSFGTLLAVEVGFAVLYATYQASLVVTLTEIIPPNVRGTGFSLAYSLSQAIFGGFTPAICTLLIHTTGNKAVPGAWLSIGALLALVATLAVVRGDKNRVREISTVTS; this comes from the coding sequence ATGGCGACGCACCCAGCGCCCGACGCGCGAGCAGGAACCGTTTTTCGCGTGGTAAGCGGAAATTTCCTCGAGATGTACGACTTCATGGTCTACGGCTTTTATGCGTCATCGATCGCGAAGGCCATGTTTCCCAGCGATAACGAGTTCATTTCGCTGCTGCTGTCGCTTGCAACGTTTGGCGTCGGATTTCTGATGCGGCCGCTCGGCGCAATCGTGCTGGGCTCGTATATGGACAAGCACGGGCGGCGCGCGGGCCTGATTCTTACGCTGACCCTGATGTCGGTCGGCGTGCTGCTCATTGCAGTCACGCCGAGCTATGCGTCTATCGGTTCGCTCGCGCCGGTGCTGGTCATTGCGGGCCGTTTGCTCCAGGGGTTCTCGGCCGGCGCCGAATCAGGCGGCGTGTCGGTGTATCTATCGGAAATTGCCCCGCCCGGACGGCGCGGCTTCTATGTGTCGTGGCAGTCCGCGAGCCAGCAGATCTCCGTGCTCATCGCGGCCATTCTCGGTGTCGTACTGCGTTTCACGCTGTCGGCCGAACAAATGGACGCATGGGGATGGCGCATTCCGTTTCTGTTCGGCTGCTCGATCATTCCGGTGCTGTTCTGGATTCGCCGCTCGGTGCAGGAATCACACGTGTTCAAGGCGCAAAAGCCGCAATCGGTCGGCGATATCTTCCGGTCGCTTGCGACGAACTGGAAGATCATTCTCTGGTCGACGATGCTCGTTACGCTTACCAGCATCATGTTCTACCTGATCACCGCCTATACGCCGACCTATGGACGCGCCGTGCTCGGCCTCAAACCGATCGATACGTTCTGGGTGACGATCGGCGTCGCGATGACGACCTTCGTGATGATTCCGGCAATGGCTGCGGTGTCCGACAAGGTGGGCCGCAAGCCGATGCTCGTCAGCGCCTCGCTGATCATCGCGCTCGTGTCGTATCCGACCATGAGCTGGCTCGTCAGCGCGCCTTCGTTCGGCACGCTGCTCGCGGTCGAGGTCGGCTTCGCTGTGCTCTATGCAACGTATCAGGCGTCACTTGTCGTCACGCTAACGGAAATCATTCCGCCGAATGTGCGCGGCACCGGCTTTTCGCTTGCTTATAGCCTGTCGCAAGCGATTTTCGGCGGCTTCACGCCGGCGATCTGCACGCTGCTGATTCACACGACGGGGAACAAGGCGGTGCCCGGCGCGTGGCTTTCGATCGGTGCGCTGCTTGCGCTCGTCGCCACGCTGGCTGTCGTGCGCGGCGACAAAAACCGTGTGAGGGAAATATCGACGGTTACGTCGTGA
- a CDS encoding amino acid synthesis family protein: METSSAISSIRQTYVIERETLSEAGRVAGQPSRHVVAAAVFANPYAGQGAASGEALTHLAEISVEIGALLTQKALQRFAGEARPRAYGKAALVGTNGESEHGAALIHPRLGLAMRTGLGAGPALIPGNAKLGAAGTTIDLIFGGADDAWDYDAMDGIAVSVPGAPAPNEIVLFVGFGTTRVNARVRGASADQVAKLVQDIQSRST, encoded by the coding sequence ATGGAGACATCGTCCGCAATTTCCTCGATCCGTCAGACGTACGTCATCGAACGCGAAACGCTCAGCGAAGCGGGCCGCGTCGCAGGTCAGCCATCGCGTCATGTCGTAGCTGCCGCGGTGTTTGCCAATCCCTATGCGGGTCAGGGTGCCGCGTCCGGCGAAGCGCTCACGCATCTCGCCGAAATTTCCGTCGAAATCGGCGCTTTGCTAACACAAAAGGCGTTGCAACGATTCGCGGGCGAGGCGCGTCCGCGAGCGTATGGCAAGGCCGCTCTGGTCGGCACGAACGGAGAATCGGAGCACGGCGCGGCGCTCATCCATCCGAGGCTCGGCCTCGCGATGCGTACAGGACTCGGAGCGGGCCCCGCACTGATTCCTGGAAACGCGAAGCTCGGTGCTGCAGGTACCACGATCGATCTGATTTTCGGCGGCGCCGATGATGCCTGGGATTACGACGCAATGGACGGCATCGCGGTGTCGGTGCCGGGTGCGCCGGCGCCGAACGAAATTGTACTGTTCGTCGGATTCGGTACTACGCGCGTCAACGCGCGGGTAAGAGGGGCGAGTGCCGACCAGGTGGCAAAGCTCGTGCAGGATATCCAGAGTCGCAGCACATGA
- a CDS encoding CaiB/BaiF CoA transferase family protein has product MELPLQGIRVIEFCNVAAGPYCGMLLADMGADVIKVEHPEGGDTLRAWPPISDGYSENFASLNRNKRSVALNLKDAADIEQAKALIRTAHVLIENNRPGVMDRLGLGYQAISKLVPHIVYCSISAYGQTGPRAQEGGFDLTVQAMSGIMSITGEPDGAPVKCGVPLADFSAGLYAAFSVASALRGVESTGVGTHIDVPMLGATLAIAALQTSEYFGTGRDPVKLGSAHPRNAPYQAFKARDTWFGMAAGNNALWRSVCQVVERSDLEADDRFATTTLRAQHQVVLRDILEGIFASADAQTWIARFRAAGVPCAPINTYSQVLADEQVAHMTWVQPLELPNGVKTRTFASPVRFSGETPPIRMRPPALGEHNRELLAGAASEVEA; this is encoded by the coding sequence ATGGAATTGCCACTTCAGGGAATTCGGGTCATCGAGTTTTGCAACGTCGCGGCGGGGCCGTATTGCGGCATGCTGCTTGCCGATATGGGTGCGGATGTCATCAAGGTCGAACATCCGGAAGGCGGCGACACGCTGCGTGCGTGGCCGCCGATTTCCGACGGCTACAGCGAAAACTTCGCGTCGCTGAATCGCAACAAGCGATCCGTCGCGCTGAATCTGAAAGACGCAGCCGATATCGAGCAGGCCAAAGCCTTGATTCGAACCGCGCACGTGTTGATCGAAAACAACCGTCCCGGCGTGATGGACCGGCTCGGTCTCGGCTACCAAGCGATCAGCAAGCTCGTACCGCACATCGTTTATTGCTCGATCTCCGCGTATGGCCAGACGGGCCCGCGTGCGCAGGAAGGCGGTTTCGATCTCACCGTGCAGGCGATGAGCGGCATCATGAGCATCACGGGCGAACCCGATGGCGCACCGGTCAAATGCGGCGTACCGCTCGCGGATTTTTCCGCTGGGCTCTATGCCGCTTTCTCGGTCGCATCGGCCTTGCGTGGTGTCGAAAGCACCGGCGTCGGCACCCATATCGATGTGCCGATGCTTGGCGCGACGCTCGCAATCGCCGCACTGCAGACGTCCGAATACTTCGGCACCGGCCGTGATCCGGTGAAACTCGGCTCCGCGCATCCGCGCAATGCACCGTACCAGGCGTTCAAAGCGCGCGACACGTGGTTCGGCATGGCCGCAGGCAACAACGCGCTGTGGCGTTCGGTATGCCAGGTCGTGGAACGAAGCGATCTCGAAGCCGACGACCGTTTTGCCACGACAACCTTGCGGGCGCAGCATCAGGTCGTACTGCGAGACATTCTCGAAGGCATTTTCGCATCGGCGGACGCGCAAACGTGGATTGCACGGTTTCGTGCGGCAGGCGTGCCGTGCGCGCCGATCAATACCTATTCGCAGGTCCTTGCGGACGAACAGGTCGCGCATATGACATGGGTTCAACCGCTCGAATTGCCGAATGGCGTGAAAACGCGCACTTTCGCGTCGCCCGTGCGCTTTTCCGGCGAGACGCCACCCATCCGTATGCGTCCGCCCGCGCTTGGCGAACACAATCGCGAG
- a CDS encoding CsgG/HfaB family protein: MMQIRSRLIATSVVALSGLAGCATESSQALSVPAPVPVQASAAQSLIKVSVGKFDNRSTYMRGIFSDGVDRLGSQAKTVLVTSLQQTGRFNVLDRDNLGEIQQEAGFANKALHIKGADFVITGDVTEFGRKEVGDQQLFGILGRGKQQVAYAKVSLNVVNTSTSEVIASSQGAGEYSLSNREIIGFGGTASYDSTLNGKVLELAMREAVRHLLEQVDAGTLKM, translated from the coding sequence ATGATGCAAATAAGATCAAGGTTAATCGCAACGTCCGTTGTGGCTTTATCTGGCCTGGCTGGGTGTGCAACGGAATCGTCTCAGGCGCTGTCGGTACCTGCGCCTGTTCCCGTTCAAGCATCTGCGGCGCAAAGCCTCATCAAGGTCTCGGTTGGGAAATTCGACAACCGCTCGACCTATATGCGAGGCATCTTCTCCGATGGTGTCGACCGCCTGGGCAGTCAGGCAAAGACCGTTCTTGTGACGTCGTTGCAACAAACAGGGCGCTTCAACGTACTGGATCGCGACAATCTCGGAGAGATCCAGCAGGAAGCGGGATTCGCCAACAAAGCGCTGCACATCAAGGGCGCCGATTTCGTGATCACGGGCGACGTGACCGAGTTCGGCCGTAAGGAAGTCGGCGATCAGCAACTGTTCGGGATCCTCGGTCGCGGCAAGCAGCAGGTTGCTTACGCGAAAGTGAGCCTGAACGTCGTCAACACCTCTACGTCGGAAGTCATCGCATCGAGCCAGGGCGCCGGGGAATACAGCCTGTCGAACCGCGAGATTATCGGCTTTGGCGGAACGGCGAGCTACGACTCCACGTTGAACGGAAAGGTGCTCGAGCTCGCCATGCGCGAGGCTGTGCGGCATCTGCTCGAACAGGTCGATGCCGGCACGCTGAAAATGTAG